Genomic DNA from Brassica napus cultivar Da-Ae unplaced genomic scaffold, Da-Ae ScsIHWf_2150;HRSCAF=2802, whole genome shotgun sequence:
atatttgaTTTACCTATCGACTCAGTCCAGGAATTAAATCAAAACGACGGCCTTTTAACTCAGTGGTAGTAACGCCATGGTAAGGCGTAAGTCATCGGTTTCAAATCCGATAAGGGGCTTTTACTTTCTTTAACTTCTATTACTTTCTTAACTTTCTATATAGGAAAAATTTCATTCGAAGTCCTAAATTTCGAATTTTGAATTTCATTCTAAtgaatttcatttaataataaactaCTCATAACGTGAGagagtttaataataactaataataaGTGAGAGAGTAATTAGAAAATCAAATTGAACATTTTATATTATACTACAATGAATAATAATAAGTCGGCTTTGAATCGCCATAGATATTCGTTTTTCCCTTTTTCGATAGATTAGAAATCAAAACCCCTCCAACCGCAAAAGTAAGTGGACCTAACCCGTCGAATCATGACTATATCCACTATTCTGAATTTCAATTCGATAGAGATAAAATTGAAACAGtagatttgtttatttttcatattttttattcgGAAATCTGTcgatatctcttatttaatcttcttgtttctatattTCATAGGAATATATTGCGTCCTGCCTAGAGACAGCATCTTATTCCAAATTTTTTATACCTAAAGGGTATTTCAATATCTTGTTTTGATTCCAGAATAACAAGAGCCTAAATTCTAGTTGTATAAGAATCAAATTGTATTAAGAATCAAAATCGAATCATAAAGAATGGCTTCAGATATCAATCAAATATTTCCATATTGATGCTTACAAGATGACAATGTAATGGGATTGAGGTGTATGTGAGAAAGAAACTCTCATTTACAGtttgctattattttatttaaatattgtattgaattagatataaataataattttcccTTTTTTACCGGCATGGACATGtagatatcaaataaaatagaaaaaaagatttCTTTATCTGAGTAATGAGTCATCTGACAATTCATGATTTAGATTCAACTACTTATTAGAAACTAATAGCAAGGAAGAACCATTTGAGTTGATGCGTTTACCTAAGTAAGGaccaataaaatcaaatttttgatCTTCGAAACCAATTAAATGAAATTCTAAAGGTTAAATTTTATGGGGCAGTGCGCgagaaatcaaatcaaaataaatgatAGAATTTTGAGCGTCCTGAacataatatatacattaaGTATATAAAGGTGTTCGGAAATGGTTGAAGTAGATGAATAGGAGGATCGCTATGACTATAGCCCTTGGTAAATTTaccaaagacgaaaaagatttatttgatattatggaTGACTGGTTACGGAGGGACCGCTTCGTTTTTTGTAGGTTGTCTGGTATTGCTCTTTCCTTGTGCCTATTTCGCTTTGGGGGGGTGGTTCACAGGTACAACCTTTGTAACTTCATGGTATACTCATGGATTGGCTAGTTCCTATTTAGAAGGTTGCAATTTTTTACCGCTGCAGTTTCTACTCCTGCTAATAGTTTAGCGCATTCTTTGTTGTTACTGTGGGGTCCTGAAGCACAAGGAGATTTTACTCGTTGGTGTCAATTAGGCGGTCTGTGGGCTTTTGTTGCTCTCCACGGTGCTTTCGCATTAATAGGTTTTATGTTACGTCAATTTGAACTTGCTCGATCTGTTCAATTGCGACCTTATAATGCAATCGCATTCTCTGGTCCAATTGctgtttttgtttctgtctttctaatTTATCCACTAGGTCAATCTGGTTGGTTCTTGCGCCTAGTTTTGGTGTAGCGGCTATATTTCGATTCATCCTCTTTTTCCAAGGGTTTCATAATTGGACATTGAACCCATTTCATATGATGGGAGTCGCTGGTGTACTGGGCGCGGCTCTGTTATGCGCTATTCATGGTGCTACTGTAGAAATACTTTATTTGAAGATGGTGATGGTGCAAATACATTCCGTGCTTTAACCCAACTCAAGCCGAAGAAACTTATTCAATGGTCACCGCTAACCGCTTTTGGTCACAAATCTTTGGGTTGCTTTTTCCAATAAACGTTGGTTACATTTCTTTATGTTATTTGTACCAGTAACTGGTTTATGGATGAGTGCTCTTGGAGTAGTCGGTCTAGCTTTGAACCTACGTGCCTATGACTTCGTTTCCCAGGAAATCCGTGCAGCGGAAGATCCGGAATTTGAGACTTTCTAtactaaaatattcttttaaacgAAGGTATTCGCGCTTGGATGGCGGCTCAAGATCAGCCTCATGAAAACCTTATATTCCCTGAGGAGGTTCTACCACGTGGAAACGCTCTTTAATGGAACTTTAGCTTTAGCTGGTCGTGACCAGACAACCACTGGTTTCGCTTGGTGGGCCGGGAATGCCCGACTTATCAATTTATCTGGTAAACTATTGGGAGCTCATGTAGCCCATGCCGGATTAATCGTATTCTGGGCCGGAGCAATGAACTTATTTGAAGTGGCTCATTTGTACCTGAAAAGCCCATGTATGAACAAGGATTGATTTTACTTCCCCACCTAGCCACTTTAGGCTGGGGGGTAGGTCCTGGGGGAGAAGTTATAGACACCTTTCCATACTTTGTATCTGGAGTACTTCACTTAATTTCTTCTGCAGTTTTGGGCTTTGGCGGTATTTATCATGCACTTCTGGGACCCGAAACTCTTGAAGAATCTTTCCATTTTTCGGTTATGTATGGAAAGATAGAAATAAAATGACCACCATTTTGGGTATTCACTTAATTTTGTTAGGTGTAGGTGCTTTTCTTCTAGTATTCAAGGCTCTCTATTTTGGGGGCGTATATGATACCTGGGCTCCAGGAGGGGGGGATGTaagaaaaattacaaacttGACTCTTAGCCCAAGTgttatatttggttatttactaAAATCTCCCTTTGGGGGAGAAGGATGGATTGTTAGTGTGGACGATTTGGAAGATATAATTGGAGGGCATGTATGGTTAGGTTCCATTTGTATATTTGGTGGAATCTGGCATATCTTAACCAAACCTTTTGCATGGGCTCGCCGCGCACTTGTATGGTCTGGGGAGGCTTACTTGTCTTATAGTTTAGCTGCTTTATCTGTTTGTGGTTTCATTGCTTGTTGTTTTGTCTGGTTTAATAATACTGCTTACCCTAGTGAGTTTTACGGACCTACAGGGCCAGAAGCTTCTCAAGCTCAAGCATTTACTTTTCTAGTTAGAGACCAACGTCTTGGAGCTAACGTGGGGTCTGCTCAAGGACCTACAGGTTTAGGTAAATACTTAATGCGTTCCCCGACTGGAGAAGTTATTTTTGGAGGAGAAACAATGCGTTTTTGGGATCTGCGTGCTCCCTGGTTAGAACCTTTAAGGGGTCCTAATGGTTTGGACTTAAGTAGGTTGAAAAAAGACATACAACCTTGGCAAGAACGACGTTCTGCAGAATATATGACTCATGCTCCTTTAGGTTCCTTAATTCTGTAGGGGGCGTAGCTACTGAGATCAATGCAGTCAATTACGTCTCTCCGAGAAGTTGGTTATCTACCTCTCATTTTGTTCTAGGATTCTTCCTATTCGTGGGTCATTTATGGCACGCGGGAAGAGCTCGGGCAGCGGCAGCAGGATTTGAAAAAGGAATTGATCGTGATTTTGAACCTGTTCTTTCTATGACTCCTCTTAACTAAAGTAGTAGTTAAAATAGGAAAGTAAAATCGGGTCATATTAAAAagtcttctttctttcaattCAATCTCGTTTTTTCTGGCTCGGCTGGATAGTATAGCCGAGCCATTCTCCTTTTTTATGATGCTAAGAAGTAAAAAAAgccaataaagaaaaaaatctatcatccaacaaaaggagagagagggatTCGAACCCTCGATAGTTATTTTTATGAACTATACCGGTTTTTCAAGACCGGAGCCATCAACCACTCGGCCATCTCtccaaaagataatttctattttatcttttttttcgcCAAATAGAACATAGCTCGATGAGTTAATACGATCACTATGTAGAAAAAGATATAGGGTGTGACTTTCTTTATAAGTCTATCAATTGGTCTATATAAATGAGAATACATGATCCAGTCTACCCATTTGTGAAGTAAAAAAGAACCTTTAACTTCATGTCCGAATAGAATAAAAGTGGTAAAAAGAAGTTGGAAATAAGGCATCTCGAAATAAAcggattcatgataaaatcccttatttattaaaatttttttagtgGGTAAGAGGATTAAATGGTGTATATTGTTAATAGCTTGGAGGATTAAAAACATGACTATTGCTTTTCAATTGCTGTTTTTGCATTTTATTATACTTCATCAATCTTACTGATTAGTGTACCCGTTGTATTTGCGTCTCCTGATGAGGGGTCGAGTAACAAAAATGTTGTATTTTCTGGTACATCTTTATGGATGGATTAGTCTTCTTGGGGGGTATCCTTAATTCTCTTATCTCTTGAATTCATTCGTTGCAGATCAAAAAATGAGATGACCCCTCCCATTCCACGAATTACACATTCAAATTCAATATAAGTCCATAAAatgcaaaaaagaaaacaaaaaattagagGGGGGGTCGAACTTCTGTAACTTGAGTGAAATatgaatcaaatattaataaatagcaATTTACTAAATATAACTATGAAATAgtaataacta
This window encodes:
- the LOC125600207 gene encoding photosystem II CP43 reaction center protein-like, which produces MGVAGVLGAALLCAIHGATVFALGWRLKISLMKTLYSLRRFYHVETLFNGTLALAGRDQTTTGFAWWAGNARLINLSGKLLGAHVAHAGLIVFWAGAMNLFEVAHLYLKSPCMNKD